The DNA window AGAGTCGGCGATGCTTACGAACGGAGTTGCGAGTGGAGCAGCAAACAGCCGGATCTCTCGTAGGTCCGGAATTCGAAATTGTGATCGGACTGGAGGTCCATGTGCAGCTCTCGACCCGGAGCAAACTCTTCACGGCCTGTGCGACTTCTTTTGGAGAAGAACCCAATCATCGCGTGTGTGTCGTGAGCCTGGGGTTGCCCGGTTCACTGCCTGTACTCAATCGCGAGGCGTTGCATTCTTCTTTAAAGGTTGCGCTCGCTCTGAATTGCAAGATCGGCTCCTTCATCAAATTTGACCGCAAACACTATTTTTATCCGGACTTGCCTAAGGGGTATCAGATTTCACAGTATGACCAGCCTTTGGCCCAGCACGGTTGGGTTGAGATCTCTGCAGGGGAAGGCAGGCGGCGCATTGGCGTGACGCGTGTGCACATGGAAGAGGACGCCGGAAAGCTTGTGCACAGCGAAAAGGGCAAAGGAAGTTTGGTGGACTATAACCGGGCGGGCACTCCGCTTATCGAGATTGTGAGTGAACCGGATATGCGTTCGCCCGAGGAGGCCTATGCATACCTGCAGGCGCTCAAGAGCATTGTCAGTTACCTGAATGTATCCGACTGCAATATGGAAGAAGGCAGCTTGCGCTGTGATGCTAATATTTCTTTGAGACCCAGGGGGAGTGAAACTCTGGGAACGAAAACCGAGATCAAGAACCTGAACTCCTTTAAAGGGGTGCGGGCTTCTTTGGAGTACGAGGCGCAGCGCCAGGCCCAGGCTTTGCGCTCCGGACAGCTAATCATTCAGGAGACGCTGCTTTGGGACGCGGATCGCAATGTGACGCGCACGATGCGCACCAAGGAAGAAGCGCATGATTACCGGTATATGCCTGATCCGGATCTGCCGCCCGTGATTCTCGAAAACAGCTATATTGAGGAAACCCGGCAGACCTTGCCGGAGTTGCCCTATGACCGGCGCGAGCGTTTTGTGCGCGACTACCAGCTCAATGACTACGATGCCGGTGTGCTCACGCAGGAGCGGCAGCTTGCGGACTATTTTGAGGAAACGGTGAAAATTTTTGCGCAGCCCAAGAAGGTGTGTAATTGGGTGAGTACCGAGATGCTTGGGCTCCTCAATTTCAAGCACCTGGAGCTTTCGGAATTTAAAGTCAGCCCCGCGCAATTGGGCAGACTCCTCCAAATGTGGGAGGATGGGAGTGTTAACGGCAAGGTCGCCAAAGAAGTATACGCACAGATGGTTGAAAAGGGCGGCGACCCGGATAGGATTGTGGAAGAAAAAGGCCTGAGCCAGGTTTCGGATCAGAGCGCCTTGGAAGAGGCAGTTGCCAAGGCAATAGAAGAGAACCCAAAGGCCGTGGAAGATTTCAAGTCCGGGAACAAGAAGGCTGCCGGATTTTTCGTGGGGCAGGTGATGAAAATGACGCAGGGTAGGGGAAACCCGCAGATCATTACTCAGATCTTAAAAAACAAGTTGGACGGGTAAGTCTTGAGAGGAGGCCTTATGCGTAAAGTGATTACCGTCGTGGGAATGGTGTTGGGTGTGACGGTTCTCTTAGTTCAAGACGGCCTGGGGTTCGGACCCCGGGTTCGGGATGACGATAATTTCTATCAGGAGATCGAACTCTTTGCCGATGCCTTGAGCACGATCGAACAGGACTATGTGGATGAAATCACGGCCAAGGATCTCATCTACGGCGCGTTAAAGGGGATGCTCTCCTCACTGGACTCGCACAGCCAGTTCATGGATCCCGAAACCTACAAAGAAATCAAGGTAGAGACGGAAGGGGCCTTCGGGGGGTTGGGAATCGAGATTTCGATTCGCGACAGCCTGTTGACGATTATCAGTCCTATTTACGGCACGCCCGCCTACGAGGCGGGCCTTAAAGCCGGCGACCGGATTGTCAAAATCGAGGATGAGATCACCCGCGACATCACGCTCCTTGATGCGGTCAAAAAATTGCGCGGCAAACCGGGCTCGAAGGTGAAACTCACCGTGCTTCGCGAAGGAGAATCCGAACTCCTGGATTTCACGATCGTGCGCGACATTGTCAAGATTGAGAGTATCCGTGAGCCGCATATGCTGACCAAGAATATTGGTTATGTGCGCATCAATGAGTTCCAGGAAAAGACCTCGGAGGATTTGGAAGCGGCCCTCGCCACATTGACTGAGAGGGGCGCGGACAGTCTGATACTTGATCTGCGCAACAACCCGGGCGGTTTGTTGGACGTGGCCGTGGAAGTCTCCGAACAGTTTTTGGAGAAGAATCAGCTCATTGTGTCGACCGACGGCCGGCGTGCGAATCAAGATATGGAATTTCGCGCGCGCGGACGCGGCAGAAAATACCGATGGCCGGTGGTGGTTATGGTCAATGAGGGGAGTGCCAGCGGTTCTGAAATTGTTGCGG is part of the Candidatus Omnitrophota bacterium genome and encodes:
- the gatB gene encoding Asp-tRNA(Asn)/Glu-tRNA(Gln) amidotransferase subunit GatB, giving the protein MEQQTAGSLVGPEFEIVIGLEVHVQLSTRSKLFTACATSFGEEPNHRVCVVSLGLPGSLPVLNREALHSSLKVALALNCKIGSFIKFDRKHYFYPDLPKGYQISQYDQPLAQHGWVEISAGEGRRRIGVTRVHMEEDAGKLVHSEKGKGSLVDYNRAGTPLIEIVSEPDMRSPEEAYAYLQALKSIVSYLNVSDCNMEEGSLRCDANISLRPRGSETLGTKTEIKNLNSFKGVRASLEYEAQRQAQALRSGQLIIQETLLWDADRNVTRTMRTKEEAHDYRYMPDPDLPPVILENSYIEETRQTLPELPYDRRERFVRDYQLNDYDAGVLTQERQLADYFEETVKIFAQPKKVCNWVSTEMLGLLNFKHLELSEFKVSPAQLGRLLQMWEDGSVNGKVAKEVYAQMVEKGGDPDRIVEEKGLSQVSDQSALEEAVAKAIEENPKAVEDFKSGNKKAAGFFVGQVMKMTQGRGNPQIITQILKNKLDG
- a CDS encoding S41 family peptidase, with translation MRKVITVVGMVLGVTVLLVQDGLGFGPRVRDDDNFYQEIELFADALSTIEQDYVDEITAKDLIYGALKGMLSSLDSHSQFMDPETYKEIKVETEGAFGGLGIEISIRDSLLTIISPIYGTPAYEAGLKAGDRIVKIEDEITRDITLLDAVKKLRGKPGSKVKLTVLREGESELLDFTIVRDIVKIESIREPHMLTKNIGYVRINEFQEKTSEDLEAALATLTERGADSLILDLRNNPGGLLDVAVEVSEQFLEKNQLIVSTDGRRANQDMEFRARGRGRKYRWPVVVMVNEGSASGSEIVAGAIQDNKRGLVVGTKSFGKGSVQTIIPLRDGSALRLTTSKYYTPSGVCIHGEGIHPDIVVEMTPPPEEATEEETPSEGQKVFEEIVIEEGIEPPEAEEYAWDEEATAKELARDTQLARAVDILQGIRVYKSFGQNAE